The following coding sequences lie in one Rutidosis leptorrhynchoides isolate AG116_Rl617_1_P2 chromosome 4, CSIRO_AGI_Rlap_v1, whole genome shotgun sequence genomic window:
- the LOC139845447 gene encoding probable pinoresinol-lariciresinol reductase 3 has product MEEETNFTANDKKRILIIGATGKLGFEIAKSSLQASYPTFCLVRPSSLSDTDKSRKIQILSDSGAVILQGSLHDEGSLIEAIKQVNIVICAVNSKQVLDQKPLISAIKKVGSIQRFIPSEFGLDPDRTHISEMDQGFYSRKSEIRRLVEAEAIPYTFISCNFFMSYLLPSLVQPGIKVPPRDKVTIFGDGNVKGVFMSEKDVAAYTISTVDDQRTLNKILYLRPPGNVYSMNELVQLWEQKIGKQLEKIYVSEQDLLKKIEETPYPYNMEMVFIYAAFVKGFQTNFEVEAPGGEEGSVLYPHIKYTTISMFLDTLL; this is encoded by the exons atggAAGAAGAAACAAATTTTACTGCAAATGACAAAAAACGTATACTGATAATTGGAGCAACAGGTAAATTAGGTTTTGAAATAGCCAAATCTAGTCTCCAAGCATCTTATCCTACATTTTGCCTAGTCAGACCTTCCAGTTTATCCGACACCGATAAGTCCCGGAAGATTCAGATTCTGTCCGATTCCGGCGCCGTTATTCTTCAG GGCTCATTGCATGATGAAGGGAGCCTTATAGAGGCGATTAAACAAGTAAACATTGTGATATGCGCTGTAAATTCAAAACAAGTCCTTGATCAGAAGCCACTCATTTCCGCCATTAAGAAAGTTGGATCCATTCAG AGATTTATTCCTTCTGAATTTGGTCTGGATCCCGATAGAACTCATATATCCGAAATGGACCAAGGTTTTTATTCAAGAAAATCTGAAATTCGACGACTTGTAGAAGCTGAGGCCATACCGTACACTTTTATATCTTGCAATTTTTTCATGAGTTACTTGCTTCCTTCTTTAGTTCAGCCTGGAATTAAGGTCCCTCCGAGAGATAAAGTCACCATTTTTGGAGATGGAAATGTTAAAG gTGTTTTTATGAGCGAAAAAGATGTTGCTGCATATACCATTAGTACGGTGGATGATCAACGTACTCTGAATAAGATTTTGTATCTGAGACCACCAGGAAACGTGTACTCAATGAACGAACTAGTTCAGTTATGGGAACAAAAGATTGGGAAGCAGCTTGAGAAGATTTACGTATCTGAGCAAGACCTTTTAAAGAAGATCGAAG AAACACCATATCCTTACAACATGGAAATGGTTTTTATATACGCAGCGTTCGTGAAGGGGTTTCAGACAAATTTCGAAGTAGAGGCGCCTGGAGGGGAAGAAGGGTCAGTGCTGTATCCACACATCAAGTACACCACCATAAGCATGTTTTTGGACACTTTGTTGTGA
- the LOC139842808 gene encoding small ribosomal subunit protein eS25w-like, which produces MRQNANTEYAILGFALMEAPKKEKAPPPSSKPVKSGGGKQKKKKWSKGKQKEKVNNMVLFDKATYDKLLVEAPKFKLITPSILSDRLRINGSLARKAIRELMAKGAIRMVSAHASQQIYTRATNT; this is translated from the exons ATGAGACAGAATGCTAATACTGAATATGCTATTTTAGGCTTTGCTCTTATGGAA GCGCCAAAGAAGGAGAAAGCTCCTCCTCCGTCATCCAAGCCTGTAAAGTCCGGTGGTGGAAAGCAGAAAAAGAAG AAATGGAGCAAGGGAAAGCAAAAGGAGAAGGTGAACAATATGGTGTTGTTTGATAAAGCTACTTATGATAAGTTGCTAGTTGAAGCCCCTAAGTTCAAGCTCATCACTCCTTCGATTCTATCCGATCGTCTTagg ATTAATGGATCACTTGCAAGGAAGGCAATCAGAGAATTGATGGCCAAAGGTGCAATCCGGATGGTTTCCGCACATGCAAGCCAGCAGATTTACACCAGAGCTACCAATACTTGA
- the LOC139845448 gene encoding phosphatidylinositol/phosphatidylcholine transfer protein SFH12-like: MSMNLAPESNLQAANMGDHKHGPLDRPIRSSMEKMDLEIPDEDKKTKRHSFKHKAISASRRFKSSFVKKGGRRNSRVMSVGVEDIRDAEESKAVDALRQSLISEDLLPDKHDDYHTLLRFLKARKFDIEKTKQMWADMLQWRKEFGADTIMEDFEFKEKENVIKYYPHGHHGVDKEGRPVYIERLGLVDATKLLQATTLERYIKYHVMEFERTFSDKFPACSIAAKKHVDQSTAILDVQGVGISSMNKAAREVIQSLQSIDGNNYPETLYRMYIINAGSGFRMLWNTVKSFLDPKTTAKIHVLGNKYQSKLLEVIDASELPEFLGGTCSCTNEGGCISSDKGPWQDLDIMKMVHDGAHICSKIEVPEEKIISEDESANKKKTSFELDDESPKKERDHIEPKQLPPVDEDDPDNKNIPTVPSNNSEKKVFLSKDTESDACKIRYTSELANHLLTFLMALVMGLTMVLRVTRNIPKKLTNATVYSTGYLEDFMVKRKKKSTISSAEYLTLMSRLADLEGKVLDLNNKPPEFPSDKEELLNNALKRIDALESELAVAKKALDESIIQQREMAAYLEKQKKRRKKKFFVF, encoded by the exons ATGTCCATGAATCTAGCACCGGAATCAAACTTACAAGCTGCAAACATGGGTGACCATAAGCACGGACCTCTTGATCGCCCTATTCGATCAA GTATGGAAAAAATGGACCTAGAGATCCCTGATGAAGATAAGAAGACGAAGAGGCATTCTTTTAAGCACAAGGCAATCAGTGCTTCTAGAAGATTCAAATCGTCCTTCGTCAAGAAGGGAGGAAGGAGGAACAGTAGAGTCATGTCTGTCGGTGTTGAAGATATTCGTGATGCCGAGGAATCAAAAGCAGTCGATGCTTTACGTCAATCTTTGATCTCGGAGGATCTTTTACCCGATAAACATGATGATTACCATACATTGTTAAG ATTTTTGAAGGCCAGAAAATTCGATATAGAGAAGACGAAACAAATGTGGGCTGATATGCTTCAGTGGAGGAAGGAATTTGGTGCAGATACCATCATGGAG gatttcgaatttaaagaaaaagaaaatgtTATCAAGTATTATCCTCATGGACATCACGGGGTTGATAAGGAGGGAAGACCTGTATATATCGAGAGACTTGGTCTGGTTGATGCTACTAAGCTGTTGCAAGCTACAACCCTCGAGCGTTATATCAAGTACCATGTAATGGAGTTCGAAAGGACTTTTAGCGATAAGTTTCCAGCCTGTTCGATTGCCGCTAAAAAGCACGTTGATCAGAGTACCGCCATTCTTGATGTACAAGGAGTG GGAATCAGTAGTATGAATAAAGCTGCAAGGGAAGTAATTCAAAGTCTCCAGAGCATCGATGGTAATAACTACCCCGAG ACTCTGTATCGCATGTACATAATCAACGCTGGGTCTGGCTTTAGGATGTTGTGGAACACAGTGAAATCCTTCCTTGACCCGAAGACTACTGCTAAGATTCAC GTTTTGGGCAACAAATACCAGAGCAAGCTTCTTGAAGTCATCGATGCAAG TGAACTTCCAGAATTCTTAGGTGGTACCTGTAGCTGCACAAATGAAGGCGGTTGCATAAGCTCGGATAAAGGTCCATGGCAAGATCTAGATATTATGAAG ATGGTCCATGATGGTGCACACATATGTTCAAAAATTGAAGTCCCTGAAGAAAAGATCATTTCTGAAGATGAGTCTGCTAACAAA AAAAAAACTTCTTTTGAATTGGACGACGAATCTCCCAAAAAGGAAAGAGACCACATCGAGCCGAAACAACTACCTCCCGTCGATGAAGAT GATCCTGATAACAAAAACATCCCAACGGTACCTTCAAATAATTCGGAGAAGAAGGTTTTTCTTTCTAAAG ATACAGAGAGTGATGCTTGCAAGATTAGATATACGAGTGAGCTAGCCAATCATCTGCTTACATTCCTGATGGCCTTGGTGATGGGACTTACGATGGTGCTTCGCGTGACGCGTAACATTCCCAAAAAACTTACAAATGCAACAGTTTACTCCACTGGATATTTAGAGGATTTTATGGTTAAAAGGAAGAAAAAATCAACCATATCCAGTGCAGAGTACCTCACCTTGATGAGCCGCTTAGCTGACTTGGAGGGAAAGGTCCTTGACCTTAACAATAAACCACCCGAGTTTCCCTCTGATAAAGAAGAGTTGCTTAATAATGCTTTAAAACGTATCGATGCCTTGGAATCAGAGCTTGCTGTTgccaaaaag GCTCTTGATGAGTCCATTATTCAACAAAGAGAAATGGCGGCATACTTGGAGAAGCAGAAGAAGAGGAGGAAGAAAAAATTCTTTGTTTTTtga